GCGCATTGCCGAAATGGATATTTTCAATATGGACACATGGGGCATCCTGTTCCCTGTCATTGCCTGGACAGCCAGTGTTTTCACTTTCCTGTACAGCATGATGTATGTATTCAAGACCTTCATGGGCAAATACCAGCCTGAAAAGCTGGAGAAGAAGCCGCATGAGGCACCGATCGGAATGCTGATTTCACCAGTCATCCTGGCTTCACTTGTGATCATTTTCGGGATTTTCCCGAATGTACTGTCACATAACATCATTTCGCCGGCAATGGGTTCGATCCTGCCATCACTGCTAGAAAGCGGGGAAGGTTTCGATGTCCATATCTCTCACTGGCACGGACCAACGGCTGAATTGTTCATGACAATCGGTGTTATCACGATTGGGATTTTGCTCTATAAGTTCATGCCTAAATGGACTGGAGTTTACCGTAAATTCCCTGAGCGCCTGGCACTGAATCGTATCTATGATCGAGGCCTGGAACTCATGGAGCTTACATCAAGAAACTTTACAAAGTCGTACATGACCGGATTTATACGGTCATATCTCGTTTATATCTTTTCATTCTTAATTTTGGCTTTGGCTGCGACCATGATTTACAAGGACGCATTCAAGCTTGATTTGAGCAAAGTAGCACCTATCCGCTTTTTTGAGGTCGTGCTTGTACTAATCATGGCCGTTTCAGCGATTACCATCCTGTTCGCCAAATCCAGGCTGACTTCCATCATCCTTCTTGGCGCTGTTGGCTATACGGTCGCATTGTTCTTCGTCATATTCAGGGCACCGGACCTAGCATTGACACAGCTGGTCATTGAAACGGTATCTGTTGCTCTATTCCTGCTTGCGTTTTACCATTTGCCGCAAATCAGGAGAGATGAAGAGAGAATCCGCTTCAAGGCTACAAACGCCTTAATTTCGATTGGCGTAGGGGCAATTGTAACGGTGATTGCTTTATCTGCCCATAGCAACAAGATGTTCAGCTCCATTTCGGAGTATTATATTGAAAATACTTATAAAAAAGCTGGCGGCGAAAATATGGTCAACGTTATCCTTGTTGATTTCCGCGGCTTTGATACGATGTTTGAGATTGCCGTCCTTGGCATCGCAGCCCTTGGGATATTCGCGATGATCAAGCTTCGGCTGACAAGGGGGAAAGAATTGGATGAAAACAAATGATGTAATCCTCCAGACTGTCACGAAGTTCACCTTATTTGTCATCATCCTGTTTTCCATCCACCTGTTTTTCGCAGGCCACTATTATCCGGGTGGCGGATTCATCGGCGGATTGATGACCTCAGGAGCAATCGTACTGCTCCTGCTTGCATTCGATATCAAGACAGTCAAGACGATTTTGCCGGTCGATTATATTAAAGTCGTGGCGGTCGGTCTGCTGTTTGCAATTGGAACAGGTGCCGGAGCGTTATTTTTTGATATGCCGTTCCTGACGCATGCCTATACTTATGTGGACTTCCCGCTCTTGGGCAAAA
The window above is part of the Mesobacillus jeotgali genome. Proteins encoded here:
- a CDS encoding Na(+)/H(+) antiporter subunit B; protein product: MKTNDVILQTVTKFTLFVIILFSIHLFFAGHYYPGGGFIGGLMTSGAIVLLLLAFDIKTVKTILPVDYIKVVAVGLLFAIGTGAGALFFDMPFLTHAYTYVDFPLLGKTSLHTAVLFDTGVFLVVIGVTMTIIQTIGESE